In a genomic window of Curtobacterium sp. MCBD17_035:
- a CDS encoding polyprenol monophosphomannose synthase yields the protein MPSSVRPLVIVPTYDEAENITAVTERVLGVVPEAHLLVVDDGSPDGTADIVAAIAAGDDRVHLMRRSGKLGLGTAYVAGFRWGIERGYDLLVEMDADGSHPASALPDLVRAVADAPAGARVDLAIGSRWVTGGSVVDWPRSRELLSRGGNWYARWMLRLDVHDITAGFRVYRADAISQMDLDTIDSKGYCFQVDMTLRVHDAGGRIVERPIEFRDRVLGTSKMSRAIVLEAMARVTQWGLQRRFGRRRR from the coding sequence ATGCCGTCGTCCGTCCGTCCGCTCGTCATCGTCCCCACCTACGACGAAGCGGAGAACATCACCGCCGTGACGGAACGGGTCCTCGGGGTGGTGCCCGAAGCGCACCTGCTCGTCGTCGACGACGGCAGCCCCGACGGCACCGCGGACATCGTGGCCGCCATCGCGGCGGGGGACGATCGCGTGCACCTGATGCGCCGCAGCGGCAAGCTCGGCCTGGGCACCGCCTACGTCGCGGGGTTCCGATGGGGGATCGAGCGTGGGTACGACCTGCTGGTCGAGATGGACGCGGACGGGTCGCACCCGGCGTCCGCGCTCCCGGACCTCGTCCGTGCGGTCGCCGACGCACCCGCCGGAGCCCGCGTCGACCTGGCGATCGGGTCGCGCTGGGTCACGGGGGGCTCGGTGGTCGACTGGCCGCGGTCGCGGGAGCTCCTGAGCCGCGGCGGGAACTGGTACGCGCGGTGGATGCTGCGGCTCGACGTCCACGACATCACCGCCGGCTTCCGCGTGTACCGCGCCGACGCGATCTCGCAGATGGACCTCGACACCATCGACTCGAAGGGCTACTGCTTCCAGGTCGACATGACGTTACGGGTGCACGACGCGGGAGGCCGCATCGTCGAGCGCCCCATCGAGTTCCGCGACCGCGTGCTCGGCACCTCGAAGATGAGCCGGGCGATCGTGCTCGAGGCGATGGCGCGGGTCACGCAGTGGGGACTGCAGCGCCGGTTCGGGCGTCGGCGCCGCTGA
- a CDS encoding O-antigen ligase family protein produces MTNTWPWTRGRVPEREAFGFAATVLFIVFTGDGIPNTISWIGWAVVCAGAGAWGVAIAIRARPSFRRTPNALWVYIAWCLVSVAWSHWRVATTASIAAQLLCALTAVVIASTLSWRRILDALSLALRWVLALSLVFEAVVAVLVRHPVYPVWTHYGGRHVPAAFAFSRAELFTGGRIQGLPGNANLLAMVALLAAIAVGVQLAEGRMRRVRATGWLSVAAVVFLLTRSSTVVAAAAVTALVLAGALVIRRVPTGRRTPRYLAGLAIAVVLAGLVALLWRPVLALAGKSPDLTGRGEIWRAVWGLVEQHPVLGWGWLGYWWPAIEPLNHLAVRNGVTYLQAHDAFLDVWMQTGVVGVVLFGLAVLTMLVRSWASATAFSYDADHRPRAFAPVSLLALLVVVALLVQSVTESRLLYEGDFILFVLVVVKTRIVAVGDEPPSIGDGPRVPVRSRSFRRAAAGR; encoded by the coding sequence GTGACGAACACCTGGCCGTGGACCCGCGGACGCGTCCCGGAGCGTGAGGCGTTCGGCTTCGCCGCCACCGTGCTCTTCATCGTCTTCACCGGCGACGGCATCCCGAACACCATCAGCTGGATCGGATGGGCGGTCGTCTGCGCCGGCGCGGGTGCCTGGGGGGTCGCGATCGCGATCCGGGCCCGGCCGTCGTTCCGGCGCACGCCGAACGCCCTGTGGGTGTACATCGCGTGGTGCCTCGTGAGCGTCGCGTGGTCGCACTGGCGGGTCGCGACGACCGCGAGCATCGCCGCGCAGCTCCTCTGCGCCCTCACGGCGGTCGTCATCGCCTCGACCCTGAGCTGGCGGCGGATCCTCGACGCGCTGAGCCTCGCACTCCGCTGGGTCCTCGCCCTGTCCCTCGTGTTCGAGGCGGTCGTCGCGGTCCTCGTCCGCCACCCCGTCTACCCGGTGTGGACGCACTACGGTGGCCGGCACGTGCCGGCCGCGTTCGCGTTCTCGCGGGCGGAACTGTTCACCGGCGGACGCATCCAGGGCCTCCCGGGCAACGCGAACCTCCTGGCCATGGTGGCGTTGCTGGCCGCGATCGCGGTCGGCGTGCAGCTCGCCGAGGGGCGCATGCGGCGCGTGCGCGCGACCGGGTGGCTCTCCGTGGCCGCGGTGGTGTTCCTGCTCACCCGCTCCTCCACGGTGGTGGCCGCCGCGGCCGTGACCGCGCTCGTGCTCGCCGGTGCGCTCGTGATCCGTCGCGTGCCCACCGGACGACGGACCCCGCGGTACCTCGCCGGGCTCGCGATCGCGGTCGTGCTCGCCGGCCTCGTGGCGCTGCTCTGGCGGCCGGTGCTCGCGCTGGCGGGCAAGAGCCCGGACCTGACCGGACGCGGGGAGATCTGGCGGGCGGTGTGGGGCCTCGTCGAGCAGCACCCCGTGCTCGGGTGGGGGTGGCTCGGGTACTGGTGGCCCGCCATCGAGCCGCTGAACCACCTCGCCGTGCGCAACGGCGTCACGTACCTGCAGGCGCACGACGCGTTCCTCGACGTCTGGATGCAGACCGGCGTCGTCGGGGTGGTCCTGTTCGGCCTCGCCGTCCTCACGATGCTCGTGCGGTCGTGGGCGAGCGCCACGGCGTTCAGCTACGACGCCGACCACCGCCCGCGGGCGTTCGCGCCGGTCTCGCTGCTCGCCCTGCTCGTCGTGGTGGCGCTCCTCGTGCAGAGCGTCACGGAGTCCCGGCTCCTCTACGAGGGCGACTTCATCCTCTTCGTGCTCGTCGTGGTGAAGACCCGGATCGTGGCCGTCGGCGACGAACCGCCGTCGATCGGGGACGGACCGCGTGTGCCGGTCCGCAGCCGGTCCTTCCGTCGTGCCGCGGCCGGCCGCTGA
- a CDS encoding glycosyltransferase family 2 protein, which produces MQPRVTAILVCANGAEFLDRTLDALAAQTRPPEALVVVDVGSTDGSTDELSFGGSAQLARIPAGRPFGEAVAQGERVAPHAAPDESVDEWLWLIGHDNAPAPTALAELLAAVEIAPSVAVAGPKVMVAQEPTRIREFGESMTRFGRSTVLVADELDQGQHDAHADVLGVGVAGMLVRRSVWTVLGGFDPGLPHVDAALDFCVRARLAGHRVSVVPEARVTSAGGPEDFGRRSVSETRRLGFRRQAQLHRRLVYAPAAVLWLHWLSLVPLAIVRSVGRLVAKHPGAVGAEIGAAVAVAFGGGVGRARRTLARNRRVGWAAVEPLRVSLGRVREHRVTARDLELARVEDAAVPRASFLGDGGLWTVLAAAVVTAVLLGPLLGAPALTGGGLLPLSTTVGRLWQNVGYGWHTIGTGFTGPSDPFAAVLAVLGTLTFWSPSTSIVLVMLLAVPLSALGGWFASRRLTTRVWVPVVGATLYALSPSLVTAVMSGHVGAVIAHVLLPWLLLTLLGAHRSWASSAGAALLFAAVLASAPSLIPVLVLTWLASLAFGWRHLLRRIAIPLPAVVLFAPLVITQLRAGTPLGVLADPGVPDATRAPSALQLAIGSPLPDWNGWTTASHAAGFATTVLPIALAVLALPVGATAIGALLGRRWHLAAVALGFALVGYLTAFGATHLALSGVGSTTTIVWPGSGLSVSWFALVVAAVVGLDTLPRLAPGLGLVAAVLTGVTVAPVFAGLYLGTAAISPTTGRVISAYVNAEARTNPDVGTLVLTPQRDGTLGVSLERGQGATLDDQSTVQATAHRLSPDDRRLTTLAANLASRSGFDPREDLRRLGVRFVLLADGPDSRAAEALHDRAAGSIGQDARFTSIGATGTGVLWTYDGRVDRPATGTAAASAAHALFLVVLGVVFGATALLAIPTGPRRRRAVSHVIEADEPATTFDEERE; this is translated from the coding sequence ATGCAGCCCAGAGTCACCGCGATCCTCGTCTGCGCCAACGGCGCGGAGTTCCTCGACAGGACCCTGGACGCGCTCGCCGCCCAGACCCGCCCCCCGGAAGCCCTCGTCGTCGTCGACGTCGGGTCCACCGACGGGTCGACCGACGAGCTCTCGTTCGGCGGGTCCGCGCAGCTCGCACGGATCCCGGCCGGTCGGCCGTTCGGGGAGGCAGTGGCCCAGGGGGAGCGCGTCGCACCGCACGCCGCACCCGACGAGTCCGTCGACGAGTGGCTGTGGCTCATCGGGCACGACAACGCCCCCGCGCCGACCGCGCTCGCCGAGCTCCTCGCCGCGGTCGAGATCGCGCCGTCCGTCGCGGTCGCCGGGCCGAAGGTCATGGTCGCCCAGGAGCCCACGCGCATCCGGGAGTTCGGCGAGAGCATGACCCGCTTCGGACGGTCGACGGTCCTCGTCGCCGACGAGCTCGACCAGGGACAGCACGACGCGCACGCGGACGTGCTCGGCGTCGGTGTCGCCGGGATGCTCGTCCGCCGTTCCGTCTGGACCGTGCTCGGCGGCTTCGACCCGGGACTGCCGCACGTCGACGCCGCGCTCGACTTCTGCGTCCGGGCGCGGCTCGCCGGCCACCGCGTCAGCGTCGTGCCCGAGGCCCGGGTGACGAGCGCCGGCGGCCCCGAGGACTTCGGACGACGGTCGGTGTCCGAGACCCGTCGCCTCGGTTTCCGGCGGCAGGCCCAGCTGCACCGGCGTCTCGTGTACGCACCGGCCGCGGTCCTCTGGCTCCACTGGCTGTCGCTCGTGCCGCTCGCGATCGTCCGGAGCGTCGGGCGCCTCGTCGCGAAGCACCCCGGTGCCGTCGGTGCCGAGATCGGTGCCGCCGTCGCCGTGGCCTTCGGCGGTGGCGTGGGACGGGCACGTCGGACCCTCGCGCGGAACCGCCGGGTCGGCTGGGCCGCCGTCGAGCCGCTCCGCGTGAGTCTGGGCCGCGTCCGGGAGCACCGGGTCACCGCGCGCGACCTCGAGCTCGCCCGGGTCGAGGACGCCGCCGTGCCCCGCGCGTCGTTCCTCGGCGACGGCGGCTTGTGGACCGTCCTCGCCGCCGCGGTCGTCACGGCGGTGCTGCTCGGCCCGCTGCTCGGGGCACCCGCGCTGACGGGTGGGGGGCTGCTGCCGCTCAGCACGACGGTCGGTCGGCTCTGGCAGAACGTCGGGTACGGATGGCACACGATCGGCACCGGGTTCACGGGGCCGAGTGACCCGTTCGCGGCGGTGCTCGCGGTGCTCGGCACGCTCACGTTCTGGTCACCGTCCACGTCGATCGTGCTCGTCATGCTGCTCGCGGTGCCGTTGTCGGCCCTCGGCGGGTGGTTCGCGTCGCGCCGGCTCACGACGCGGGTCTGGGTGCCGGTCGTCGGTGCGACGCTGTACGCGCTCTCGCCGTCGCTCGTGACGGCCGTGATGAGCGGACATGTCGGCGCGGTGATCGCGCACGTGCTCCTGCCGTGGCTGCTCCTCACCCTCCTCGGCGCCCATCGGTCGTGGGCGTCGTCGGCGGGCGCCGCGCTGCTGTTCGCAGCCGTGCTCGCGAGCGCCCCGTCGCTCATCCCGGTGCTCGTGCTGACGTGGCTGGCGTCCCTCGCCTTCGGCTGGCGGCACCTCCTCCGGCGCATCGCGATCCCGCTGCCCGCGGTCGTGCTGTTCGCCCCCCTCGTGATCACGCAGCTCCGCGCGGGAACGCCGCTCGGCGTCCTCGCCGACCCCGGCGTGCCCGACGCCACCCGGGCGCCGTCGGCGCTCCAGCTGGCGATCGGGTCCCCGCTCCCGGACTGGAACGGGTGGACGACGGCGTCGCACGCCGCCGGGTTCGCCACCACGGTCCTCCCGATCGCGCTCGCGGTGCTCGCACTCCCGGTCGGCGCGACCGCCATCGGTGCGCTGCTCGGCCGACGCTGGCACCTCGCCGCGGTCGCGCTCGGGTTCGCGCTCGTCGGGTACCTCACGGCCTTCGGCGCCACGCACCTCGCGCTGTCCGGCGTCGGGTCCACCACGACCATCGTGTGGCCCGGCAGCGGTCTCAGCGTGTCCTGGTTCGCGCTCGTCGTCGCCGCGGTGGTCGGGCTCGACACGCTGCCGCGACTCGCGCCCGGTCTGGGACTCGTCGCCGCGGTGCTCACGGGCGTGACGGTCGCGCCGGTGTTCGCGGGTCTGTACCTCGGCACGGCGGCGATCAGCCCGACCACGGGGCGCGTGATCAGCGCCTACGTCAACGCGGAGGCACGGACGAACCCCGACGTCGGCACGCTCGTCCTGACCCCGCAGCGCGACGGCACGCTCGGGGTGTCCCTGGAGCGTGGGCAGGGGGCGACGCTCGACGACCAGTCGACGGTCCAGGCCACCGCCCACCGCCTCAGTCCGGACGACCGGCGCCTGACGACGCTCGCGGCGAACCTCGCCAGCCGGAGTGGCTTCGACCCGCGCGAGGACCTCCGCCGGCTCGGCGTGCGGTTCGTCCTGCTCGCGGACGGACCCGACTCCCGAGCCGCCGAGGCACTGCACGACCGCGCCGCCGGTTCCATCGGCCAGGACGCCCGGTTCACGAGCATCGGCGCGACCGGCACCGGCGTCCTGTGGACCTACGACGGCCGCGTCGACCGGCCCGCCACGGGCACCGCCGCGGCGTCCGCCGCCCACGCGCTGTTCCTCGTCGTCCTCGGCGTCGTGTTCGGTGCCACCGCACTCCTCGCGATCCCCACGGGGCCGCGTCGGCGGCGGGCGGTGTCGCACGTGATCGAGGCCGACGAACCCGCGACCACCTTCGACGAGGAGCGCGAATGA
- a CDS encoding WhiB family transcriptional regulator, translated as MNASDFRSGVPDDWHVDPVDLGVPGVRRAGEDQGDNPLAWQVDSLCAQTDPEAFFPEKGGSTREAKKICTSCEVRSQCLEYALENDERFGIWGGMSERERRKLRKRA; from the coding sequence GTGAACGCTTCCGACTTCCGGTCCGGCGTCCCGGACGACTGGCACGTCGACCCCGTCGACCTCGGCGTCCCCGGGGTCCGTCGTGCCGGCGAGGACCAGGGGGACAACCCGCTCGCCTGGCAGGTCGACTCGCTGTGCGCGCAGACCGACCCCGAGGCGTTCTTCCCGGAGAAGGGCGGCTCGACGCGCGAGGCCAAGAAGATCTGCACCTCGTGCGAGGTCCGCTCCCAGTGCCTCGAGTACGCGCTCGAGAACGACGAGCGGTTCGGCATCTGGGGCGGCATGAGCGAGCGCGAACGACGGAAGCTGCGCAAGCGCGCGTAG
- a CDS encoding DUF5719 family protein yields MTQQPTNGQRNGRRWAVRGSAALVAVLVAAGTIGAAHAADLTGITARPAGRTVTPVPADASRVCAGGLLQLADASGADATTASRIGHETVAAASTTGQVHRSTLAAASSGGSDPTVVTARAGRTTPTVAGSGIQEADGDEVAGLAAASCDDPSTSTWLVGGSTETGRTSIVTLANPTDVNATVDLDVFTTTGKVSAPGTTGIVVAPNTQKVVPLAGFVSDAASPVVHVTSSGGQIVATMQESIVRTLTPGGADVVQAAATPSRTQTIPGVVLRDTDGAQHGDDTADAAPVVRVFVPGDASAHLTMALTTADGGGTTVQATADGGVVTDVPLDDFTDGRYTVTVTADVPIVAGARTSTPTTDGRTDLGWFASAPTLTGTTLVDVVDGPGARLTLVNPTTSDATVTMAAGGERTTVTVAAGTTADTTVPTSTALTLRGVRGLVAGVSYAGDAGIAGFPLRPGATASTPITVYP; encoded by the coding sequence ATGACCCAGCAGCCCACGAACGGTCAGCGGAACGGACGGCGATGGGCGGTCCGGGGGAGCGCCGCGCTCGTCGCCGTGCTCGTCGCTGCGGGCACCATCGGCGCGGCGCACGCCGCGGACCTCACCGGCATCACGGCGCGACCCGCCGGGCGGACCGTGACCCCCGTCCCCGCGGACGCCTCCCGGGTGTGCGCGGGCGGACTCCTCCAGCTGGCCGACGCGTCCGGTGCGGACGCGACCACGGCCTCCCGGATCGGCCACGAGACCGTCGCCGCGGCGTCGACCACGGGACAGGTGCACCGGTCGACCCTGGCCGCCGCGAGCAGCGGTGGCTCGGACCCGACGGTCGTCACGGCACGCGCCGGGCGCACCACCCCGACCGTCGCCGGGAGCGGCATCCAGGAGGCCGACGGTGACGAGGTCGCGGGCCTCGCCGCCGCCTCGTGCGACGACCCGTCGACGTCGACCTGGCTCGTCGGCGGCTCCACCGAGACGGGTCGGACGAGCATCGTCACCCTGGCGAACCCCACCGACGTCAACGCGACCGTGGACCTCGACGTCTTCACGACGACGGGCAAGGTGTCGGCGCCCGGCACCACCGGCATCGTCGTCGCACCGAACACGCAGAAGGTCGTGCCGCTGGCGGGGTTCGTCTCCGACGCGGCGTCGCCGGTCGTGCACGTGACGTCCTCCGGCGGTCAGATCGTCGCCACCATGCAGGAGAGCATCGTGCGGACCCTCACCCCGGGTGGGGCCGACGTCGTGCAGGCGGCGGCGACACCGTCCCGGACGCAGACGATCCCCGGGGTCGTGCTCCGCGACACGGACGGCGCGCAGCACGGCGACGACACCGCCGACGCAGCACCGGTGGTCCGCGTGTTCGTGCCGGGTGACGCGAGTGCGCACCTGACCATGGCCCTGACGACCGCGGACGGCGGTGGGACCACGGTCCAGGCCACGGCGGACGGCGGCGTCGTGACGGACGTGCCCCTCGACGACTTCACCGACGGCCGGTACACGGTGACGGTCACCGCGGACGTGCCGATCGTCGCCGGGGCCCGGACGAGCACGCCGACGACCGACGGCCGGACCGACCTCGGGTGGTTCGCGTCCGCGCCGACGCTCACGGGCACCACCCTCGTCGACGTCGTCGACGGTCCCGGCGCCCGACTCACGCTCGTCAACCCCACGACCTCCGACGCCACGGTGACCATGGCGGCGGGCGGGGAGCGCACGACCGTCACGGTCGCCGCGGGGACGACGGCGGACACGACGGTGCCGACGAGCACCGCGCTCACGCTCCGCGGTGTCCGTGGGCTGGTCGCGGGAGTGTCCTACGCGGGCGACGCCGGGATCGCCGGGTTCCCGCTGCGCCCGGGTGCCACCGCGTCGACGCCGATCACCGTCTACCCCTGA
- the manA gene encoding mannose-6-phosphate isomerase, class I, with protein MFLGITNTPRDYAWGSRTAIPELLGRTVTGQPQAELWLGAHPGSPSVVVNPAMVGGADTLADWIREEPDAALGGGAEGLPFLLKVLAAAAPLSLQAHPTPEQARDGFAREEAAGIPVDAAERNYKDPYPKPELVVALSERFEALSGFRPVDEALADIVRIDGGTGRTAPLADRLRDQGLEETVRWLVTADDDARSLVRVLGELATAVEDPTPNTATVVDLAASYPDDPGVAVALLVHRVSLARGEALYLPAGNIHAYLEGLGIELMAPSDNVLRGGLTPKHVDVPELLHVLDFTPGPPPLLTPEPVAPGVDRFAPAGVGFALVRVSSAGATAGLGAGGVVPLGGPSIAICTEGAATLVGARSATMLRRGESCYVTPDEGTVTVETDAAAGGTATVFIATPA; from the coding sequence ATGTTCCTCGGTATCACGAACACCCCGCGCGACTACGCCTGGGGCTCCCGCACCGCGATCCCCGAACTCCTCGGCCGCACCGTCACCGGTCAGCCGCAGGCCGAACTCTGGCTCGGAGCGCACCCGGGCAGCCCGAGCGTCGTGGTGAACCCGGCGATGGTCGGTGGTGCGGACACCCTCGCCGACTGGATCCGCGAGGAACCGGACGCCGCGCTCGGTGGCGGGGCCGAGGGCCTCCCGTTCCTGCTCAAGGTGCTCGCCGCCGCGGCACCGCTGTCACTGCAGGCGCACCCCACGCCCGAGCAGGCCCGCGACGGGTTCGCGCGCGAGGAGGCGGCGGGGATCCCCGTCGACGCCGCGGAGCGCAACTACAAGGACCCGTACCCGAAGCCCGAGCTCGTCGTCGCGCTGAGCGAGCGGTTCGAGGCCCTGAGCGGGTTCCGCCCGGTGGACGAGGCGCTCGCCGACATCGTCCGCATCGACGGCGGGACCGGTCGCACGGCGCCGCTCGCCGACCGGCTGCGCGACCAGGGCCTCGAGGAGACCGTCCGCTGGCTCGTCACCGCGGACGACGACGCGCGCTCCCTCGTGCGTGTGCTCGGGGAACTCGCGACCGCCGTCGAGGACCCGACGCCGAACACCGCGACCGTCGTCGACCTCGCCGCGTCGTACCCGGACGACCCGGGCGTCGCGGTCGCCCTGCTCGTGCACCGGGTCTCGCTCGCCCGGGGCGAGGCCCTCTACCTGCCGGCGGGCAACATCCACGCCTACCTCGAGGGCCTCGGCATCGAGCTCATGGCGCCGTCGGACAACGTGCTGCGCGGTGGTCTGACGCCGAAGCACGTCGACGTGCCGGAGTTGCTGCACGTGCTCGACTTCACGCCGGGGCCGCCGCCGCTGCTCACGCCGGAGCCCGTCGCGCCGGGTGTGGACCGGTTCGCACCCGCGGGCGTCGGGTTCGCACTCGTCCGCGTGTCGAGCGCCGGTGCCACGGCCGGGCTGGGCGCCGGCGGGGTCGTGCCGCTCGGCGGACCGTCCATCGCGATCTGCACCGAGGGCGCCGCGACCCTCGTCGGAGCACGGTCGGCGACCATGCTCCGCCGGGGGGAGTCGTGCTACGTCACGCCCGACGAGGGCACGGTCACCGTCGAGACCGACGCCGCGGCGGGCGGCACCGCCACCGTCTTCATCGCCACCCCCGCCTGA
- the galE gene encoding UDP-glucose 4-epimerase GalE has translation MSWLVTGGAGYIGSHVVRALRAAGLETVALDDLSSGFASFVPEDVPFVQGTILDGDLVRHAIDEHGVTGVVHVAGFKYAGVSVERPLHTYEQNVTGMATLLGAMADRGVDRVVFSSSAAVYGTPDVDVVVEDTPKAPESPYGESKLIGEWLLHDMEVAAGFRTTSLRYFNVVGSGGPDLYDASPHNLFPLVFDALLAGRTPRINGDDYPTPDGTCVRDYIHVADLAHSHAVAAQRLDAGDRLERAYNLGSGDGVSVREIMTAMARGTGIDFEPTVAPRRPGDPARIVATGELAARDLDWAMRHSLDEMVTSAWEARRNAS, from the coding sequence ATGAGTTGGTTGGTCACCGGCGGTGCCGGGTACATCGGTTCCCACGTCGTACGCGCCCTGCGGGCCGCGGGGCTCGAGACGGTCGCCCTCGACGACCTCTCCAGCGGGTTCGCGTCGTTCGTCCCCGAGGACGTCCCGTTCGTCCAGGGCACGATCCTCGACGGCGACCTCGTGCGGCACGCCATCGACGAGCACGGTGTCACCGGTGTCGTGCACGTCGCGGGGTTCAAGTACGCGGGCGTCTCGGTCGAGCGTCCCCTCCACACGTACGAGCAGAACGTCACCGGCATGGCGACGCTGCTCGGTGCGATGGCGGACCGCGGTGTCGACCGGGTTGTGTTCTCGTCGAGCGCGGCGGTGTACGGCACCCCCGACGTCGACGTCGTCGTCGAGGACACCCCGAAGGCGCCGGAGTCCCCGTACGGCGAGTCGAAGCTCATCGGCGAGTGGCTGCTCCACGACATGGAGGTCGCGGCCGGGTTCCGCACGACGAGCCTGCGGTACTTCAACGTCGTCGGTTCCGGTGGACCCGATCTGTACGACGCGAGCCCCCACAACCTGTTCCCGCTCGTGTTCGACGCGCTGCTGGCCGGACGGACGCCGCGGATCAACGGCGACGACTACCCGACGCCCGACGGCACGTGCGTCCGTGACTACATCCACGTCGCGGACCTCGCCCACTCGCACGCGGTGGCCGCCCAGCGCCTCGACGCGGGGGACCGGCTCGAGCGTGCGTACAACCTCGGCAGCGGTGACGGTGTGTCCGTGCGCGAGATCATGACCGCCATGGCCAGGGGCACCGGGATCGACTTCGAGCCCACCGTCGCGCCCCGCCGTCCGGGTGACCCGGCACGCATCGTCGCGACCGGCGAACTCGCCGCGCGCGACCTCGACTGGGCCATGCGCCACTCGCTCGACGAGATGGTGACGAGCGCCTGGGAGGCCCGCCGAAACGCCTCCTGA
- a CDS encoding O-antigen ligase family protein: protein MSSAPGRRVLARRYVSAWIGFSAGGRFSQALATVIVVFAFGSPTVHVLVGAAGTGAVLVSLVVLAGLSLLGQRYRIDWHGVLPLSLLGLVGYMALSVLWSTYSWSSLRGFASTIGFVSLGLYLALGRDLVQVVRASGDALRILVVTSLGLEVLSGLVLDVPIPALGITGDIAYGGPIQGVGGTRNFMGFIAGMALVTFVMEILTHSVTRWRGIASAALALITLMLVQSPITGIAMIALAVAVLAIVALRRAPLPRRPGINAALGVLLLAAVVTGFALRHPLLRGIGAAEGTATRIALWSRIRILIEAYPIQGWGWVGTWPTDVFPFDTLLTESGRPFGSGLNALVDAWFQIGLAGMLVLVATAGLAFARAWVTATTFPGVAYVWPAVVLVLIGVTSAAESYLLHGAGLMMFVTVLVITARRRSWRSRLRRP, encoded by the coding sequence GTGAGCTCAGCACCCGGACGCCGTGTCCTGGCGCGCCGGTACGTGTCCGCGTGGATCGGGTTCTCCGCCGGCGGCCGGTTCTCGCAGGCGCTCGCGACCGTGATCGTGGTGTTCGCGTTCGGGTCCCCGACCGTCCACGTGCTCGTCGGCGCGGCCGGCACCGGTGCGGTCCTCGTGTCCCTGGTGGTCCTGGCCGGTCTCAGCCTGCTCGGGCAGCGCTACCGGATCGACTGGCACGGCGTGCTCCCGTTGAGCCTGCTCGGCCTCGTCGGGTACATGGCGCTCAGCGTCCTGTGGAGCACGTACTCCTGGTCGTCCCTGCGCGGGTTCGCGTCCACGATCGGGTTCGTGTCCCTCGGGCTGTACCTGGCGCTCGGACGCGACCTCGTGCAGGTGGTGCGCGCCTCGGGCGACGCGCTCCGGATCCTCGTCGTGACGTCACTCGGGCTCGAGGTCCTGAGCGGCCTCGTGCTCGACGTCCCGATCCCGGCGCTCGGGATCACCGGCGACATCGCCTACGGCGGCCCGATCCAGGGCGTCGGCGGCACCCGGAACTTCATGGGGTTCATCGCGGGCATGGCGCTCGTGACGTTCGTCATGGAGATCCTCACGCACAGCGTCACCCGGTGGCGGGGCATCGCGTCGGCCGCGCTCGCCCTCATCACGCTCATGCTCGTCCAGTCCCCGATCACGGGCATCGCCATGATCGCACTCGCGGTGGCGGTGCTCGCGATCGTCGCGCTCCGCCGGGCACCGCTCCCCCGCCGTCCCGGCATCAACGCGGCGCTCGGCGTGCTCCTCCTCGCCGCCGTCGTCACGGGGTTCGCGCTGCGTCATCCGTTGCTCCGCGGGATCGGAGCGGCCGAGGGCACCGCCACCCGCATCGCCCTCTGGTCGCGGATCCGGATCCTCATCGAGGCGTACCCGATCCAGGGCTGGGGCTGGGTGGGCACCTGGCCGACCGACGTGTTCCCGTTCGACACGCTGCTGACCGAGTCGGGTCGCCCGTTCGGTTCCGGCCTCAACGCCCTCGTCGACGCCTGGTTCCAGATCGGGCTCGCGGGCATGCTCGTCCTCGTCGCGACCGCCGGACTGGCGTTCGCGCGTGCCTGGGTCACCGCCACGACGTTCCCCGGGGTCGCCTACGTGTGGCCCGCCGTCGTGCTCGTCCTCATCGGCGTGACGAGTGCGGCCGAGAGCTACCTGCTCCACGGCGCGGGGTTGATGATGTTCGTCACCGTGCTCGTGATCACCGCGCGGCGCCGGTCCTGGCGCTCACGCCTCCGGCGCCCCTGA